One Anolis carolinensis isolate JA03-04 chromosome 4, rAnoCar3.1.pri, whole genome shotgun sequence DNA window includes the following coding sequences:
- the lyrm4 gene encoding LYR motif-containing protein 4 isoform X3, producing the protein MAAARRTQALRLYRALLRESQAFASYGYRTYAIRRIKDAFRENKNISDSTEIETLLNKAKTNLEIIRRQV; encoded by the exons ATGGCCGCGGCCCGGCGGACTCAAGCGCTGCGCCTCTACCGGGCCCTGCTGAGGGAAAGCCAGGCCTTCGCCTCCTACGGGTACAG GACCTATGCCATCAGAAGAATAAAAGATGCTTtcagagaaaacaaaaacatcagTGATTCAACAGAAATTGAAACACTACTAAACAAAGCAAAAACTAATCTGGAAATCATACGCCGACAG GTGTGA